One genomic window of Anas acuta chromosome 14, bAnaAcu1.1, whole genome shotgun sequence includes the following:
- the CANX gene encoding calnexin: MELKWLLYVALLALGTLAVQAHDMDDDNDGDDVVDIEDDLDDGIEEVEESKPGTSSPPPAPKVTYRAPVPTGEVYFVESFDKGTLDGWILSKAKKDDTDDEISKYDGKWEVQDMKDTKLPGDKGLVLVTRAKHHAISSKLSKPFVFDTKPLIIQYEVNFQNGIECGGAYVKLLSKTPELNLDQFHDKTPYTIMFGPDKCGEDYKLHFIFRHKNPKTGKYEEKHAKRPDADLKTYFTDKKTHLYTLVLNPDNSFEILVDQTVVNSGNLLNDMSPPVNPPREIEDPNDQKPEDWDERPKIPDPDAVKPDDWDEDAPAKIPDENAVKPEGWLDDEPEYVADPDAEKPEDWDEDMDGEWEAPQIANPKCEAAPGCGTWQRPMIDNPNYKGKWKPPMIDNVNYQGIWKPRKIPNPDFFEDLEPFKMTPFSAVGLELWSMTSDIFFDNFIICTERAVADDWANDGWGLKKAADGAAEPGVVGQMMAAAEERPWLWVVYILTVALPVFLVVLFCCSGKKQPSAAEYKKTDAPQPDVMSEEKEEEKDKGDKEEEEEEETNEEKLEEKQKSDADIGSASQEEEEEEDEEEDRKPASEEEETVNRSPRNRKPRKD, from the exons ATGGAGCTGAAATGGTTACTGTACGTGGCCCTGCTAGCCCTTGGGACTCTTGCCGTCCAGGCGCATGATATGGATGATGACAATGACGGCGATGACGTAGTTGATATTGAGGATGATTTGGATGATGGCATTGAGGAGGTAGAAGAGTCAAAGCCTGGAACTAGCagtcctcctccagctccaaaG GTTACCTACAGGGCTCCTGTCCCAACTGGCGAGGTGTATTTTGTGGAGTCCTTTGATAAAGGAACTCTGGATGG ATGGATCCTTTCCAAAGCCAAGAAAGATGATACAGATGATGAAATTTCCAAATACGATG GTAAATGGGAAGTCCAAGACATGAAGGACACCAAGCTTCCAGGAGACAAAGGGCTTGTACTGGTAACCCGAGCCAAACATCATGCAATTTCATCCAAACTTTCAAAGCCTTTTGTATTTGATACCAAGCCCCTTATTATACA GTATGAAGTAAACTTCCAAAATGGAATAGAGTGCGGTGGGGCCTACGTGAAGTTGCTTTCAAAGACCCCTGAGCTTAACCTG GATCAGTTCCATGACAAAACTCCATATACAATCATGTTTGGCCCTGACAAATGTGGAGAGGACTATAAATTGCACTTCATCTTCCGACACAAAAACCCGAAGACTGGCAAATATGAGGAGAAGCATGCGAAGCGTCCAGATGCAGACTTAAAGACCTACTTCACCGATAAGAAGACGCACCTTTATACTCTGG tcttGAATCCTGATAATAGTTTTGAAATACTGGTTGATCAAACGGTTGTCAACAGTGGGAACTTGCTAAATGATATGTCTCCTCCTGTGAATCCACCCCGAGAGATTGAGGACCCGAATGACCAGAAGCCTGAGGACTGGGATGAGAGGCCCAAAATCCCAGATCCAGATGCTGTTAAACCAGATGACTG GGATGAGGATGCTCCCGCAAAAATACCTGATGAAAATGCTGTGAAACCAGAGGGCTGGCTGGATGATGAGCCAGAATATGTAGCAGACCCTGATGCTGAGAAGCCTGAAGATTG GGATGAGGATATGGATGGTGAATGGGAGGCACCTCAGATTGCAAATCCTAAGTGtgaggcagctcctggctgtggtACCTGGCAGCGACCAATGATTGACAATCCAAACTACAAAGGCAAATGGAAGCCTCCTATGATTGATAACGTGAACTATCAG GGCATTTGGAAACCCAGGAAGATCCCAAACCCAGATTTCTTTGAAGACCTGGAGCCTTTCAAGATGACTCCCTTCAGTGCTGTGGGACTTGAGCTATGGTCAATGACTTCTGACATCTTTTTTGACAACTTTATCATCTGTACTGAAAGAGCTGTGGCTGATGATTGGGCTAATGAtggatggggactgaaaaagGCAGCTGATGGTGCTGCAGAG CCTGGTGTTGTGGGCCAGATgatggcagcagctgaagaGCGTCCCTGGCTTTGGGTAGTGTACATCCTCACTGTGGCTCTGCCAGTGTTCCTTGTTGtccttttctgctgttctgGGAAG aagcagcCAAGTGCTGCAGAATACAAAAAGACTGATGCTCCCCAGCCTGATGTGATGAGcgaggagaaggaagaagaaaaggacaaaggagacaaagaagaggaggaggaggaggaaacaaaTGAGGAGAAGCTAG aagagaagcaaaaaagtGATGCTGATATAGGAAGTGCTAGtcaagaggaagaggaggaagaagatgaggaagaggacAGGAAACCTGCATCAGAG GAGGAAGAAACTGTGAATAGATCACCCAGAAACAGAAAGCCAAggaaagattga